The Toxorhynchites rutilus septentrionalis strain SRP chromosome 3, ASM2978413v1, whole genome shotgun sequence genome includes a region encoding these proteins:
- the LOC129780457 gene encoding protein Gawky-like has translation MCQGEGYSMNQPIITVLQAELSEYKRKNLFRNITMGAITHAIASLESRKQVIVFSSNKNNSHNEKKVNNNNYTVNMICDFIDYLIKFNNNLSIEKNVLLHRQQQTTYDQNLAVKIELHSTASDALIAVNDTPATNTVASNDKRKSSVYTTFDELLRLTERQRQLEATGRFFSRYLRLCGGGESSLNNGTSAWGSPPNNVNTSSWGAVASQQQGWGNSAPNSNQRPDLNKTMQPPPVSNGGSLASNNNSTNSWNHIVNPNKPPLQQPPPPQQQQQPPQQQQNQQPSGNNSGSNTNQQPTSQQQQQQQPQHQQQQQLAAAGGNSQLVSQSGVSAQTSSSKLEHLNSMREALFSQDGWGCQHVNQDTQWDVPVSPEPVNKDARININNGTELWETNLRNGGQPTQQPTQKTPWGPSSNIGGTWGVDDDSNTETGSVWTGSAAAGAAPPVSGQPSWNQNNNSMWPPNVANAPPKKEPEWTGNVGVTPGNNWENRATAAPPPPHIPAPQIEMSNVDMRSMRPPGAIEPSREFRGDPRGISGRLNGSSGMWDQHPMPNTPLNKMPPQAPMLNATGNNQWPVGGGGPQNVPPAKPQTGWDEASPPTSRRNMANMDDGTTMWGAPSNPPRPNGPDTMVRNSRNPIGGNSGPIGPSGLGGPRLGGPGNQMKTENMWGHGGPVASRNGSWDDGNGPNWEDKGPGSLGGGGGGNGPVWNDGPGNPSTWNNKKPIIGGNNVWPETSDLIGGDWSSGLGTNKPNKHNPQDIIRSSKQFRILYEMGFKKDDIEQALRTANMSLDEAMEMLQRNNGNNMLDWRRHDDHPGGFDPPFSGGRYPSGGSTGPSPQFPQNNQNGLNNNMPGGMGGGNPNLPGLNSLSKPLQSYLNQAPPSAPGPFNQGGPNNAGNGAGGVLGGSAGGQNSSAQPSTQQLRMLVQQIQMAVQAGYLNHQILNQPLAPQTLFLLNQLLNNIKQLQVTQNSLQRGGAGANNQMTLIPKIKQQIAGLQNQIAAQQAIYVKQQQQQQQSGNSSNIGHLGSNFHREPNDLTTLQNSLSEMGLGKEQNGPYHHGPSGGSGNVGGPSSQQSRLNVWKSPVMEKDNGHDLTDFSRAPGTTAKSTMSTAGSTMSSLGGLQGDNTWSTGRGAIGDGWPEATGDATGKDWPSNQDTYTDLVPEFEPGKPWKGTQMKIEEDPTITPGSIARSPIASISIGTAKDSDLFATSSKPSPIDSIGLSSSTWSFNANNNNFSSSISKLGGSKNTWPDNGNSELWGTGVGAGAGKTPRGPPPGLSAGKNAGGFVSNGWNQRPGGHGGNWTSSGAGGPGWYSTWVLLKNLTAQIEGSTLRTLCMQHGPLQSFHLYLNHGIALCKYLFREEASKAQQALNNCVLGNTTICAESPTESEVQTILQHLGVPGASNNNNNVGSSGIGGIGNQNNNTQPWRSAGSQQSIGRSAVDTLGSGWPSSGASANPWAPLDGITERGTPSNLNSFLPENLLGGELN, from the exons ATGTGTCAGGGTGAAGGATACAGCATGAATCAACCGATCATAACAGTATTGCAAGCAGAACTATCTGAGTACAAGCGAAAGAATCTATTTCGTAACATCACCATGGGTGCAATAACACATGCGATCGCCAGTCTCGAGTCGCGTAAACAAGTCATCGTTTTCAgcagcaacaaaaacaacagccATAATGAGAAAAAagtgaataataataattacaCTGTGAATATGATATGTGATTTTATTGATTACCTGATTAAATTTAACAATAACCTTAGtatagaaaaaaatgttctactacATCGTCAGCAACAAACAACATATGACCAAAACTTAGCTGTTAAGATCGAACTCCATTCGACCGCATCCGATGCACTGATTGCGGTAAATGATACACCAGCAACAAATACGGTTGCCTCGAACGATAAACGAAAATCATCAGTATACACTACATTCGACGAGCTTTTGAGATTAACTGAACGACAAAGGCAATTAGAAGCTACAGGAAGATTTTTTTCGCGTTATTTGCGTCTCTGCGGTGGAGGTGAAAGTTCGTTGAACAATGGTACAAGCGCTTGGGGATCACCGCCCAACAATGTGAACACTAGCTCTTGGGGTGCTGTTGCTTCGCAACAACAAGGATGGGGCAATTCAGCTCCGAATTCTAATCAAAGGCCCGATTTGAATAAAACTATGCAGCCACCGCCGGTTAGTAATGGTGGTTCTCTAGCTTCAAACAACAATAGCACTAATAGCTGGAATCATATCGTTAATCCTAACAAACCACCCCTCCAACAACCACCACcgccacaacaacaacaacaaccaccacaacaacaacaaaatcaaCAGCCATCGGGGAATAATTCCGGGAGCAATACGAACCAACAACCGACGTcccaacagcagcaacaacaacaaccacaacaccagcagcaacaacagctaGCTGCAGCGGGTGGTAATTCTCAGCTAGTGTCTCAGTCTGGTGTTTCAGCACAAACCTCTTCATCAAAACTAGAGCATTTAAATTCAATGCGTGAGGCTCTTTTCAGCCAGGATGGCTGGGGTTGTCAACATGTCAATCAGGATACACAATGGGACGTTCCAGTTTCGCCAGAACCCGTAAACAAGGATGCAAGGATAAACATTAACAATGGAACGGAATTATGGGAAACGAATCTACGCAATGGCGGCCAACCGACGCAGCAACCCACACAGAAAACACCTTGGGGCCCTTCTAGCAATATTGGAGGCACATGGGGAGTAGACGACGATAGTAACACAGAAACAGGTAGTGTTTGGACAGGCTCAGCAGCAGCTGGCGCTGCACCACCTGTTTCTGGACAACCTAGCTGGAATCAGAATAATAATTCCATGTGGCCCCCGAATGTGGCTAATGCACCACCGAAAAAGGAACCTGAATGGACTGGAAATGTGGGGGTAACACCTGGCAACAACTGGGAGAACCGTGCTACCGCAGCTCCACCACCACCACACATTCCTGCTCCCCAAATCGAAATGAGCAACGTTGATATGCGAAGTATGCGCCCTCCTGGTGCAATCGAACCTAGCCGCGAGTTCCGTGGGGATCCGCGTGGTATTTCGGGACGTTTGAACGGCTCATCTGGTATGTGGGATCAACATCCTATGCCCAATACTCCGCTCAATAAAATGCCACCACAGGCACCTATGTTGAATGCAACCGGGAATAATCAATGGCCTGTTGGAGGTGGAGGACCACAGAATGTTCCACCAGCAAAACCACAAACCGGTTGGGATGAAGCGTCCCCTCCAACCAGTCGTAGAAATATGGCTAATATGGATGATGGAACAACAATGTGGGGAGCACCCTCAAACCCTCCCCGACCGAATGGTCCTGATACGATGGTACGTAATTCTAGAAATCCAATAGGTGGGAACTCTGGTCCTATAGGTCCAAGTGGATTGGGTGGACCACGACTGGGTGGACCTGGTAATCAAATGAAAACGGAGAACATGTGGGGCCATGGAGGTCCGGTGGCAAGTCGTAATGGATCTTGGGATGATGGAAATGGTCCAAACTGGGAAGATAAAGGACCCGGATCGTTGGGTGGTGGCGGTGGTGGTAATGGTCCTGTGTGGAACGACGGACCAGGAAATCCATCCACATGGAACAACAAGAAGCCAATCATCGGTGGCAACAACGTGTGGCCAGAGACTTCTGATTTGATAGGCGGAGACTGGAGCTCTGGCTTAGGTACCAATAAGCCAAATAAGCATAATCCACAAGATATTATCCGCAGCAGCAAACAGTTTCGTATTCTGTATGAAATGGGCTTTAAAAAAGATGACATTGAGCAAGCGCTTCGAACCGCCAACATGAGCCTGGATGAAGCTATGGAAATGCTACAGCGCAATAATGGAAATAATATGCTCGATTGGAGACGCCACGATGATCATCCGGGTGGCTTCGATCCACCCTTCTCCGGTGGACGTTATCCTAGTGGGGGTAGTACCGGACCATCCCCACAGTTTCCACAG AACAACCAGAACGGACTGAACAATAACATGCCTGGCGGTATGGGTGGCGGTAATCCAAACCTACCTGGTTTGAATAGTCTCAGCAAACCGTTGCAAAGTTACCTGAACCAGGCACCACCGTCAGCCCCAGGACCATTCAATCAAGGAGGCCCCAATAATGCTGGGAATGGCGCAGGTGGTGTATTGGGCGGTAGCGCAGGTGGACAAAACTCCTCAGCTCAGCCATCCACCCAGCAGTTGCGGATGCTGGTGCAACAGATCCAGATGGCAGTCCAGGCCGGTTATTTAAATCACCAGATTCTCAACCAACCGCTGGCTCCACAAACGTTGTTCCTGTTGAACCAGCTATTGAACAACATCAAG CAACTTCAGGTCACACAGAATAGTTTGCAACGTGGTGGTGCCGGGGCCAACAATCAAATGACGTTGATTCCCAAGATAAAACAGCAAATCGCGGGCTTGCAGAATCAAATTGCCGCACAGCAGGCTATTTATGTcaagcaacagcagcaacagcaacaatcaGGCAATTCTTCGAATATTGGACATCTTGGTAGTAACTTTCATAGGGAGCCGAACGATTTGACCACTCTCCAGAACAGTTTATCCGAGATGGGCTTAGGAAAGGAGCAAAATGGTCCTTATCATCATGGTCCTAGCGGTGGAAGCGGCAATGTAGGAGGACCAAGCAGTCAACAATCACGTCTTAATGTGTGGAAGTCTCCAGTAATGGAAAAAGACAATGGACACGATCTTACAGATTTTTCACGTGCTCCTGGAACGACTGCCAAGTCTACGATGTCTACTGCAGGATCTACTATGAGCAGTTTGGGTGGACTACAGGGAGATAA CACTTGGTCTACCGGACGTGGAGCTATTGGAGATGGTTGGCCCGAAGCGACTGGAGATGCGACTGGAAAAGATTGGCCTTCAAATCAAGACACTTACACCGATTTGGTGCCAGAATTCGAACCTGGAAAGCCATGGAAG GGTACCCAGATGAAGATTGAGGAAGACCCCACTATCACACCGGGGAGTATTGCTCGCAGTCCTATTGCATCGATATCTATTGGGACGGCAAAAGATTCGGATTTGTTTGCTACAAGTAGCAAACCATCGCCGATTGATTCGATCGGTCTATCATCATCAACGTGGAGTTTCAATGCCAATAATAATAACTTCTCTAGTTCAATTTCCAAACTCGGCGGGAGCAAAAATACCTGGCCCGACAATGGTAACTCCGAATTGTGGGGGACGGGAGTGGGTGCAGGCGCCGGTAAAACTCCTCGTGGACCCCCTCCGGGCTTGTCGGCGGGCAAGAATGCTGGTGGATTTGTATCGAACGGTTGGAATCAACGCCCTGGAGGACATGGTGGAAACTGGACATCTTCTGGAGCTGGAGGCCCAGGATGGTATTCGACGTGGGTTCTGCTAAAGAATCTCACTGCACAA ATCGAAGGTTCAACCCTACGAACGCTGTGCATGCAACACGGACCGTTACAGAGCTTCCATCTTTATTTGAACCACGGAATTGCTTTATGCAAGTATCTTTTCCGTGAGGAGGCTAGCAAGGCTCAACAGGCTCTGAACAATTGTGTGCTTGGCAACACAACGATATGTGCCGAATCACCAACCGAAAGTGAAGttcagacaattttgcagcatttGGGTGTGCCAGGAGCtagcaacaataacaacaatgtTGGATCTAGTGGAATAGGTGGCATTGGAAATCAAAATAACAACACACAACCGTGGCGTTCAGCTGGCTCCCAGCAATCGATCGGACGCTCTGCGG TCGACACATTGGGCTCTGGTTGGCCTTCTTCCGGGGCTAGTGCCAACCCATGGGCACCGTTGGATGGAATAACTGAGCGAGGAACACCGTCTAATCTGAACTCGTTCCTGCCGGAGAACTTGCTCGGTGGTGAGTTGAATTGA